The following is a genomic window from Nitrospira sp..
GGACAAAGTTCGCGCCATCGAGCGATTCGATGATCAGGTCGTGGGGCCGATCCTCACGACCTTGGCGACGCATCCGGCCTATCGACTGCTCGTGGTCTGCGACCCTGGTCTGGCGAAAGGCCATGGTAGCGAGGTTCCCCCGATCCTTTACGCCCTTTGTGACAGTGCCGGTCAGTTGCGATCCGGTGTCGCCAAGCGGTTTCACGAACAGGATGCGACAGGTGCCGGGGCCATGCCGCGTGACGCCAGCAAACTCATGACGCGGTTTTTCCCACGCGGAGCGTAAGCGTCGTGGCGTTGATCGTTCATAAATACGGGGGGACATCCGTCGGCAATGTCGAGCGGATCCATCGCGTCGCCGAGCGGGTCGAACGGGCGCACAAAGACGGGCATCACATCCTCGTGGTGTTGTCGGCAATGAGCGGCGAAACGGATCGGTTGCTCAAGTTGGCCCATGAAGTGACCGGCGTGCCTGATGAGCGCGAGTTGGACATGTTGCTCTCCACGGGAGAACGGGTCACGATTGCCCTGTTGGCCATGGAACTCAGGGGGCGGGGTGTCAACGCCCGTTCCTTTACCGGCCGGCAGGTCGGCATTCACACCGACAGCGCCCATACCAAGGCCAGAATTTCTCGCGTGACTGCGGATCGCATCAAGGATGCGTTGTCGGAAGGGGTCGTTCCGGTGGTGGCGGGTTTTCAAGGGATCAATTCCAGATCGGATGTGACGACGCTCGGTCGAGGCGGGTCCGACTTGACGGCAGTCGCGCTGGCAGCGGCCCTCAAGGCCGATCGCTGTATTATTTATACGGATGTGGACGGGGTCTATACAGCCGATCCGAACATCGTGCCTGCAGCTCGCCGTTTGGAAAAGATTTCCTATGAAGAGATGCTGGAAATGGCGAGCCTCGGCGCCAAGGTGTTACAGAGCCGCTCGGTCGAGTTCGCGGCGAAATATTCCGTGCCGGTGGAGGTCAATTCGAGTTTCAAAGAAGGGAAGGGAACACTCGTGACACGTGAAGATGCCGATATGGAAGGGGTCATGGTGTCGGGAGTGACGGGGGACCGCAATCAGGCCAAGATCACGATCGTCGGGGTGCCGGACCGCCCCGGTATTGCCGCCCGCCTGTTCGGAGCCGTCGCACAGGCGAATATCGTCGTGGACATGATCATTCAAAACGTCAGTCAGGCCTCCATGACCGACATTTCGTTTACCGTCCCGAAGCCGGATTTGCGGAAGACCGTCGATCTCGTTCAGCATTTGGCTCAGGAAATCGGCGCCCGTTCGGTGGCGGTGACGGAAGCCATCGCCAAAGTGTCTCTCATCGGGGTGGGCATGCGGTCCCATTCCGGAGTGGCGGCGAAGATGTTCGAGGTGTTGTCGCATGAGGGCGTGAACATCATGATGATCAGCACGTCGGAAATAAAAATCTCTTGTGTCATTGAAGAAAAGTATCTTGAACTTGCGATGCGCGCACTCCATACGGCATTCGGCCTGGATCGGACATCCGCTCCTGCTCTGGGATAGCGGTTTGGCCGGGGGGGTCCGCCGGCCTGGCGGGAGTCTCGACAGCCCGGTGCCGTCCCTGGTACTCTCACGCCTATGAAACAACGAACCGTAATACCGCGCCGATCCCGCGTTTCAGAATCCGTCACGGCGCCGGCTTTTGCCGCGGCGCAGGCCTCTGCGCTTGAAATCTACGATACAACCTTGCGCGACGGAGCCCAAGCGGAGGACGTCAGTTTTTCCGTCGAGGATAAGATCCGCATCGCCCAACAGCTCGACGAACTCGGCGTGCAGTTCATCGAAGGCGGGTGGCCCGGAGCCAATCCGAAAGACATCGAATTCTTTCGGATGATCAAGACGATCCCCTTTCGACATGCGACCGTCGTGGCCTTCGGCTCGACCAGAAAGGCCAGCAACGCAGTCCGCAAAGACAAGAATCTCCAAGCCTTGCTGGCGTCCGAAACCCGCACCATCACACTCTTCGGCAAGAGCTGGTCGTTCCAGGTCACGGACGCGCTGAACATTTCGCTCGCCAAGAACCTGGAATTGATCGAGGACTCGATCCATTACCTGCGTTCGAAGGATCGCCGGGTGTTCTATGATGCCGAACATTTTTTCGACGGCTATAAGGCGAACCCGGAGTATGCGTTGCAGACGATTCGAAAGGCGATCGCCGGCGGCGCCGAACGGGTGATTCTGTGTGACACGAACGGCGGCACGATGCCTTGGGAAATCCGTGAAATTTGCCGAGTGGTCAAGCAGGAATGCCCCGTTCCGTTGGGGATCCATGCCCACAACGACAGTGAAATGGCGGTCGCCAATTCTCTCGTGGCTGTGGAGTCCGGAATTCTACAGGTCCAAGGCACGATCAACGGGATCGGCGAACGCTGCGGGAACGCGAACCTCTGTTCTATCATCCCGAACTTGCAGTTGAAGATGCGGCGTCCCGCTCTCGGAAGCAATCTCACGCGCCTGAAAGACGTGTCGGGGTTCGTGACGGAGATTGCCAACTTGATGCCCAATAAGCACCAGCCCTATGTCGGGGATGCGGCTTTCGCACACAAGGGCGGTGTTCACATCCACGCGGTGCTCAAGAACGCAGCGACGTACGAGCATGTCGACCCGGACGAAGTCGGGAATCGCCGTCGGATCCTGGTGTCGGATTACGCCGGTCGAAGCGGGTTGTTGGAAAAGGTCGAGGCCTATGGCATTTCGCTGAACAAGAACCATGCGAAGCTGGGAGAACTGGTCGACACGCTCAAGGAGCGTGAAAGCCAAGGCTATCAATTCGAAGGCGCAGAGGGATCGTTCGAATTGTTGATGCGAAAAGCCATGGGCAGCCATCGCCCGTCCTTTCAATTGTTGGGCTTCCGGGTGATCGTCGAGAAAAAGCAGGAGCAGGGCATGCTCTTGTCCGAAGCAACGGTCATGGTGAAGGTCGGCGACGTGATCGAACACACGGCGGCGGTGGGAGCCGGCCCCGTGAATGCCCTCGACCACGCGCTTCGCAAGGCCTTGGAAAAGTTCTATCCGCAACTCCGCGAAGTAAAACTTCTGGACTATAAGGTCCGCGTGTTGTCCGCCAGCAAGGGAACGGAATCCAAGGTTCGGGTCTTGATCGAATCAGGAGACCACAAAGACAAGTGGGGAACGGTCGGCGTATCGGAGAACATCATGGAAGCCAGTTGGCAAGCACTGGCCGATAGTATCGAGTACAAATTGCTCCTCAGTGATCACTGAAAACTTTCCCCCTCCCCGGGGTTCACATAATCCTTGACAGAGCAGGTAACCTCACGTAACTTATGGGAAAATTCTTTGTCTTGGACGCTCGACACCAAGAAACACTTCCTATGGAACGACTCTAGTGGATGGCGGGGGGAGAGGCATGAGAAAGGCGGATATCGCAAACGAAATTTTCAAGCAAGTTGGAGTGTCTAAAAACGACGCAGCCGATATCGTCGAACTCGTGCTCAATTTGTTGAAAGGCGTGTTGCAGAAAGGCGATGCGGTCAAGATCGCAGGGTTTGGAAATTTTGTCGTGCGGAGCAAGGGGGCGCGCAAGGGGCGCAATCCACGGACCGGCGAAGAAATCGGGATCACTCCCCGTCGAGTGGTGACGTTTCGACCCAGTCAGGTCTTTAAGAAGTACGTCAATTCCTAGTCTTTATTTTGCCACGAGCGAACGCAGCACGAGGACCGGTCATGGGGAATGATCCCAGACTGGGAAGCAAGGTTTTTTATAAGATCGGAGAAGTCAGCAAGATTGCAAAGTTGCCGGCGTATGTCTTGCGGTTTTGGGAATCAGAATTCAGCTTCTTAAAACCGAAAAAAAGCCGAGGCAACCAGCGGTTGTATGTGCAGCGAGATGTGGAGACGGTGTTGGAGATCAAGCGGATGCTCTATGATGAAGGGCACACGCTGGCTGGCGTCAAGCGCTACTGGGCTCGTCGAGGACGGGCTACTGCCAAGCGCGGATCGCGGAAAGAGCTGGCACAGCGTGTCCGGGGTGATCTCCGGGCGATCATCAGGGTGATCGACTCCTATTCGCTTTGAACCGTTCCGGTGATGCGGGCGACTGCGCTCAAATCGCGCAGGTACATCGAAATTGTGTGTGTCGGGGCGTAGCGCAGCCCGGTAGCGCACTCGCTTGGGGTGCGAGTGGTCGTGGGTTCAAATCCCGCCGCCCCGACCATCGACAGGATGTCTTGCAGCATGGGCCTGGATTGCAACTGTTGATCTCCTGCAACCGATCGTGTGCGCTCGCCGATGAGGTTTCCCACCGTTCTTGTCACCGACCTCGATCCGCCGGTTCTGTTCACCCCTTTCAGG
Proteins encoded in this region:
- a CDS encoding Aspartokinase; its protein translation is MALIVHKYGGTSVGNVERIHRVAERVERAHKDGHHILVVLSAMSGETDRLLKLAHEVTGVPDERELDMLLSTGERVTIALLAMELRGRGVNARSFTGRQVGIHTDSAHTKARISRVTADRIKDALSEGVVPVVAGFQGINSRSDVTTLGRGGSDLTAVALAAALKADRCIIYTDVDGVYTADPNIVPAARRLEKISYEEMLEMASLGAKVLQSRSVEFAAKYSVPVEVNSSFKEGKGTLVTREDADMEGVMVSGVTGDRNQAKITIVGVPDRPGIAARLFGAVAQANIVVDMIIQNVSQASMTDISFTVPKPDLRKTVDLVQHLAQEIGARSVAVTEAIAKVSLIGVGMRSHSGVAAKMFEVLSHEGVNIMMISTSEIKISCVIEEKYLELAMRALHTAFGLDRTSAPALG
- a CDS encoding (R)-citramalate synthase, which codes for MKQRTVIPRRSRVSESVTAPAFAAAQASALEIYDTTLRDGAQAEDVSFSVEDKIRIAQQLDELGVQFIEGGWPGANPKDIEFFRMIKTIPFRHATVVAFGSTRKASNAVRKDKNLQALLASETRTITLFGKSWSFQVTDALNISLAKNLELIEDSIHYLRSKDRRVFYDAEHFFDGYKANPEYALQTIRKAIAGGAERVILCDTNGGTMPWEIREICRVVKQECPVPLGIHAHNDSEMAVANSLVAVESGILQVQGTINGIGERCGNANLCSIIPNLQLKMRRPALGSNLTRLKDVSGFVTEIANLMPNKHQPYVGDAAFAHKGGVHIHAVLKNAATYEHVDPDEVGNRRRILVSDYAGRSGLLEKVEAYGISLNKNHAKLGELVDTLKERESQGYQFEGAEGSFELLMRKAMGSHRPSFQLLGFRVIVEKKQEQGMLLSEATVMVKVGDVIEHTAAVGAGPVNALDHALRKALEKFYPQLREVKLLDYKVRVLSASKGTESKVRVLIESGDHKDKWGTVGVSENIMEASWQALADSIEYKLLLSDH
- a CDS encoding MerR family transcriptional regulator, whose product is MGNDPRLGSKVFYKIGEVSKIAKLPAYVLRFWESEFSFLKPKKSRGNQRLYVQRDVETVLEIKRMLYDEGHTLAGVKRYWARRGRATAKRGSRKELAQRVRGDLRAIIRVIDSYSL
- a CDS encoding Integration host factor alpha subunit; translated protein: MRKADIANEIFKQVGVSKNDAADIVELVLNLLKGVLQKGDAVKIAGFGNFVVRSKGARKGRNPRTGEEIGITPRRVVTFRPSQVFKKYVNS